The genomic segment GCCGCCGTCCTCCAGAGTAATCAACAAGACGCCGTGCGGGGCAGGGGCTCAGCCGTTGTCGGGGCCGGTGCCGCGGGATTCGACGAGGGCGCGGAGCGCGCGGGCGTCGGCGATGGCCTGTGCCTTCGCGATTCCGGGCTGGATGCCGAGGGCGGGCAGACTGGTGCCGTCGCTGAGGTCGAGGAAGACCCAGGGATCACCCGCGCGCAGGTTGACGCGGAGGATCTCCGCCCAGGCCAGTCGCCGGGTCCGGGTGATGTTGACGACGGTGACGCCCTCGTCGTCCGCCACGACCCTGGGCCTGCTGAGCAGGGCGAGGACGCCGAAGAAGAGCAGCGCGGTGAGGATGAAGGTGCTCCGCTCCCCCGCGCTGAGCTGTTCGAGGACCAGGGAGATGGCGGTGAGCACGACGAACATCGCCAGTCCCACGCTCAGCAGGACGGCCCTGGTGCGGGTCGGGCGGAACGTGACGGGGAGGGCGGGGGGTTCGGGCCTGGGTGCGGGGGCGGACATGGGGCTTCTTCTGTCTTCCGGTGGTTCTGGCCGTCTCGCGTGGCTCGACGGTCCGTGGGGTCCGGTGCCGTCAGAGACGGCAGGCGTGGATGGCCGTGGTCAGGATGGCGCGGGCGCCGAGGGCGTACAGGTCGTCCATGATCCGCTGGGCCTCCTTGGCCGCGACCATGGAGCGGACGGCGACCCAGCCCTCGTGGTGCAGGGGGGAGATGGTGGGCGACTCCAGGCCCGGGGTGAGGGCCACGGCGCGCTCCAGGTGCTCGACCCGGCAGTCGTAGTCCATCATCACGTAGCTGCGGGCGACGAGGACGCCCTGGAGGCGGCGGAGGAACTGCTGCACCTTGGGCTCGTCGGCCGGGGCGCCGACCCGCCGGATGACCACGGCCTCGGACTTCATGATGGGTTCGCCGATGACTTCGAGTCCGGCGTTGCGCAGGCTGGTGCCGGTCTCGACGACGTCGGCGATCACCTGGGCCACGCCGAGTTCGATGGCGGTCTCGACCGCGCCGTCGAGGTGGACGACCGACGCGTTGATCCCGGAGTCGGCGAGGTGCCGGGCGACGATGCCCTCGTAGGAGGTGGC from the Streptomyces sp. AM 4-1-1 genome contains:
- a CDS encoding PH domain-containing protein; translation: MSAPAPRPEPPALPVTFRPTRTRAVLLSVGLAMFVVLTAISLVLEQLSAGERSTFILTALLFFGVLALLSRPRVVADDEGVTVVNITRTRRLAWAEILRVNLRAGDPWVFLDLSDGTSLPALGIQPGIAKAQAIADARALRALVESRGTGPDNG
- the hisG gene encoding ATP phosphoribosyltransferase, which encodes MLRIAVPNKGSLSGPAMAMLHEAGYQQRKESKELVLIDPENQVEFFYLRPRDIAIYVSSGRLDIGITGRDLLLDSGAEAEEILQLGFAPSTFRYATKPGTADGPQDFEGMTIATSYEGIVARHLADSGINASVVHLDGAVETAIELGVAQVIADVVETGTSLRNAGLEVIGEPIMKSEAVVIRRVGAPADEPKVQQFLRRLQGVLVARSYVMMDYDCRVEHLERAVALTPGLESPTISPLHHEGWVAVRSMVAAKEAQRIMDDLYALGARAILTTAIHACRL